The DNA segment GCACCGGGACCTCTGCTCGCCCCAGCTCTCTGAAGGTCTCTGCATCCAGGACAAGCAGGAAAGCACTTTGgttctgcaggaggaaaagaaagccaGAATGAACCTCATTTCACTCTCCAGCCTGTTGCACACAAGGGAGCCCAAATGTCCAGCCAGGCCACACAGCTCAAGCCTGTGACTGCCAGGAGCACTGGCAGTCACAGGAGCCACTCAAGAAGCACTGACATTCCAAGGAACACTCCTGGGGAGCAAGGAACTATCTGCCAGGGAGCCTCCAGCTGGGTTCTGTGCTTCAAAAAGTTAACTAATGCTTTGTGACTTTGACAAACTACCAACAGTAAGTTACCTCAGTGGGGGAGACCACAACAGACAAGATGACTCCACTGTCCTCTGCTGTGGCATTAGGCACTGGCACAAACACAGGCTCTGAGGGGTAGGATCCATCCTCCTGCCAAATCTAGCAAGCACAGGGACATATGGATGAGCTTCATTTCATTAATACTTGTCTGCTACAGTTAGCAGAGCTGCAAGTTAGAGTGCTCCCCACAAAGATACCCAGGCACACTCTGTGCTCCAAGAAACTTAAGAGTTCAACCTTTGAATTAATCCTTTGGATCCCAGCAGTATGATGGTGCCATCCTCTCCTGTTGGGTAAGTGTGTCACATTCACAGGGCGAGAGATGAAATTAGGAATCCCATCCCAGACCCACCGGGACCAAGacccccccaaagcccctgGTAAATGACACATTTTCAAAGCCAGTTCAGTGGAGCTGAAAAAGGATAATCTGATTTCAATTCACCTTGAAATTCTTGGTCTCCACATCAACCTTGATCAAGGAATCTCCGACCAAATGCCCGAATCCACACCCGTAGAAGTACCGGTACCTCCTCCCGTTGGACCGCGAGTAGTTGATGTGGGGGAACTCCAACCCCCCGACCTTTTCAAAGCCCTCAGGGTGGAGATTTTCATGTGTGCACCAGACCTAGAAGAAATATACATTACACAGGTGTTGGTTTAGCTCTGACAGGGCAGAAGACCTGACTGGTCCCACCACCATTGTGGGGAAGAAATGTTCTGGGAACggggaagaaaaaagatccGGGAAGACAACGGCACGGGATGGCAACTGTGGCAGGCAATCTCCCCACAGTTCTGTAGCTCTTCAATACACACCTTTCCATCTGCTTCTTTGACAGCCCTTGCCAGGGTATAAGGCAGCGGGTTCAGGTTTTTGCCCACGGGTGTGTCTGGATCCACGTGCAGAGGGAGCACGAAGCGGCGAGGGAAAGCTCGGGGGAGCGAGGCATAAACCTGTTACAGAGACAGCGAGTcgtgggcagggagagaggagagacaCTGCGGGCTAAATGCATTTTTGGGGCACAATTTGGAAGTTTGAGACATTCCTCCCAGCCCTAAAATCATTGTcttctttctgctgtgtgttttaTTTACCCAGTTCTGGTAAGGTAAAACACATCGCAGAAAGAAGTTCTCTGCACCTTCCAGTAttagagcagaaaacaaaaagacaagCAATTGAAAGGGTCAGCATTGCTTTCACaggattaattaattaattaatactGAGTTGAGTATGCAAATCCCTCCATTATCTTCCAAATTCAACACTGCACATTGCACTATATTTAGTTAGAACACTTACATTGCTCTCCATCACTCTCTGGATAagtctccttctcctccagatGGTAAGGCAAGCAGGAGACTGCTGTACCTCAGTTCAGTGCCTGAAGTTATCCAGCAGGATTTCCCTCTTCCATTCTCAGGCACACAAGGATTCATGTTTGGAAGTCCAGGGGAAGGATGGATGTACTTGGGGAGCAAAGGGGAGAGCAAACCAACAGCCCCCAGTGTGACAGACATCCAGTGGCTTGCACGAGAGGAATGATTCCACCATTGCCACTAAAGTTCTGTCCAAGCCAAGTTTAGAACCCATCATATTCCTATATATTAAGCCTTCTAAATAAAACAGGTGACAAGGGCCCTGCTTTGGTGGTTTTCAGTTACTTCAATCCATAACTCACCAGTTCAATGTGAAACTTCACTTTAATCATATGTGTTAATCCTGAAACCCtgttttcaaagcttttatGGTTCATGTAACCCCAGTAACTCGGCTGAGGAACCCTGTCAGATAAATTATGGTTTAGTGAGCAAGCAAAAGCACTTCAGCATGGCTCAGGGACCAGTCATGCTCAGTCATGCCTTGGGCTTCTGAGGAGCCGTGAGCTTAAGGCTCTGTTCTGAAATGACTTGCACCCCCCTGTGTGTGTACAGTTTAATGGTTATGTGCCTGTCAGTTAGAGAATGTGGGTTTTGGAAACACGAGCCTAATGTtgacacagggacaccttcagcCAGATCCAACCCTGGCTGGTTTGTGCTCAGGGAAGGGGGGACAAAAGCTGGGATCAGTTTGCAAAGCACGAGGTCATGCTAACCTTCTGCTGTACTGGTGTTCAAAACATGcttgaaaaaacacaaacaaacaaaggaaagcagaaggaaatgacCTGGCAGGGAGACAGCTGTAGTGTTCTCAGGTCAGATCTGACTGGGTTCTAGACAGCTCAGAACACAGCGGGAGGAAGCTGAGACCTGCCTGGGCATGCAGGGCACGGCGGGTTTCCACTCAACACATCTGCAGTGCCAGACACTGAAAGCacccctgccttccccaggtGTGACCTATGCAAAATAATGCCTCCAACACGGCCTCAGATGGGGCTTGTGGCAGAGCTGgataaaataagtaatttattAGAACGTGCTGTTGTGGGGTGACAACGCCGGGGCTTCCGTGgcatttgtgtttctgtgattttcctaACCAGTGCCACTTCTCTGAAGCAATGCCTTTATGGAACAGGGGGTCTTCTTCCCTTTTGAAGCCGTGCAAAAACTTGGGGGAAATTTCTCgggggaaaaatattattacacTGGGATAAGGAAAACGAATATGATTAAAAGCAAGGTTTTAAACCAGGAGGACATTCTGGCAGGCTCTGGAGCTCTGTGTCACACACCACTTTTAAACCTTTCAAGGGAACACTCCATGGAGATTATCTGCTAAGAGATAATTAAGCGGATCATTAGATCCCCATTTTAGTTTTTTACAGCTGTGGGTCCTTTCCCCAGGTCACATCCTTGGCCTCGTGGTGCTCTCCATTCCACCAGCCTGAGAAGGAACCGGCCCAGCCTCAGAGCCTGGGGAAACAGAGGCAGAGGTCTCACCTGGTCCAGagcctccccagccctcctcaGGTTCTGCAGTTTGTACAAGGCCAGGCTGGTGCCATCGTCCTGGCAGCACAGAtccagcaccacacagccacaGTCCTCAAAGGCATTGATTTGGTGGAAGGTGACAAAGGGCTTCGTGTaccactgccctggcagcacctgcagggacacagggcaggCTCAGGCTCCTCTCTAAAGCTCCCAGCCACCCCTCAAAGGCTTTTACACTCTCCCATTTCATCCCCCATTCCTCGGGATCTGTCTTGTGTTGCTGCAGAAGGGCTGCTTTAAGCCACTAACTAGGCAAAGACAGATGAAGAAAAGCCAAAATCAGGCCAGGCCAGGCCCCTTGATGTCCTGATTCCCTCCCTAGAGCATCTGTCCCAGGCTGGGACTGACCTTTTATACCCCTGCATTTCAGTCTCATGAGCCCCAAGCTGCTTATTTCTGCCTGTTCTTTCAGGGCTGGCAAAGAAATGAATCAGTAGAGAGGGAACTGCAGGAAGTAATCCCATTTCTAATGAATTTACACCCGTGCTTTAAAGCCTATACTGCAGTAGCTCCTGGACTGATTCATCCAggtccctgtggctgctgccaggcaCTCTCCTCTTGGGATCTAAGgttccagagcagctgctgcagaggccAGAGATGCACTCACCTCCCCAGTGTGCTTATTCACCACGTGGAAGTAGGTGTTGTACTGAGGCTCCCAGCTTATCCCGTCACAAATGGCTTCGCCACGGAGCTTGGAAGTGACAATCTGGAACAGATTCAGCTTGAGGGGCTGCTCAATGAAAATGATGTAGTTTTCAGTCATTcctgaaaagagaaggaaggagacatCACCCAGGTATGAGGTGGGAAAACACCCCAGGGGCAGGGGGCAGTGGACAGCCCTGTCTGCCTCCCAGCAGCCCAAGCCCCCAGAGTCTGAGATGGAAAACTGTCTCACCAAAGCTGTGATAGTAGGATGGTTTTGCCCTGTCCatgggagggatggagcacagcACTTTTGTTCCCTCTAATGTGTCAGTGCAGCCTGAGCTCTGGGGGGGGACCCGGATGATGTTATAGCTGGACCCTGGAGGGGAGAAAGGGTGTTCAGCACCACTGAGACTGTTCACAGGCAGAAAAGCAAAGTCAGGCTCTGTCCTTCCCATTTCCCAAGAGCACTGGAAACCACAGTCATAGCTTCACTGAGCAGAAAAATCAACAGCCTGTCATCAAGTCAATAAAACAATCTACAGAGGAttattcagcaaaacaaaacaaaagattgAAAGAAGAAGGATCTTCTCAGGCTGGTAGAGTGCCAGCTCATTTTACTGTCTGCATGGCATTCCTTAGGTTATCCCATAATAGCAGGATCAAGAGCAAAACCAAGTTCATAACTTGGGTAtcagaggaaatgaaaactcTGAGCCTTGGTGATGCTCAGTTAATAAATCTGAGCACGTGGGCAGGAGAGAATGGCATGTTTGAATAGTCTAGAGTTTGGTCTCTCCAGCTGAAAAAAGCATGTGCTACAAAGCTGGATATTGCTCAGggcaaaaggaaatgaaagcagcatGAATGAAAAATGATCAAAACTTGGAAACTGTGGAGTGAACTGAAACCAGCCTGAGGAATGATAATAAAGGGCAGTGGCTGTTTTCAGAGACCTCAGGCACCTGCAAAAGGAGGATTTCACATAACTAACAGTGAatgccagccctgggcagccacATCAATGGAATTAGATCCCAACTAGATGCTCATTGttttgagaagaagaaaagtctCCCATAAAATTCAGCTTTGCTGTAATGTAGCCAGGGGACTCATAAATTCCATCTTCTCTCCTGCATGAACCCGTGTGGTGCTCATCAAAGGCCAGTCACTGTAAGTGAAGATGGGACTCAAAAAAATcattctcccttttcccagcaAAGCTTGGGAGAGGGGAATCTGTTGGATACTCACAGCCCAAAGTCAGATGGATCTGAAACTAAATGCTGAGAGAGGCCGTTGTTGTTGTGGGACTGACTGGCACTGTAAAACAGAACCAGTCTGGCTTCTCACCACTTTGactcaaagagaaaatgcaacTTTAGATGTTTCTTCCACAGCTACTCCTTGGAACAGCACCAAGGAGTGTCCTGTGCCCCCTGCCCAGGCCTGGCCAGGCCCAGCTTACCGTGTTTGCCATAGGAATTGCCCATGTTGTAGGTTGTCCCATCAGACTCGTAGTGAGGATGAGCAGTGGCCCCGTTCACTGCAATGAACTGGCTCCAGTCTACCTGCAAATGCCAAGGATTTTCAGTCAGTGCAGAACTTCCCTGTTGCTCTGCAGAAAGCCACAGGCTTCCGTGGAAGTCTGAGGAAGAACAGCAGACTTTATCCATTGTTAATAATGTGGGATCTGGACTTAATTCTTCAGTTTGCCTGCAGTCTTCCTGAAATCCTTGAAAATTAATGatatttctctctgtgttaGTCCTGCCAGTAAAATGGGACTAACAGCACAAGCCATTCCTTGGGAGACACGAACATTCCAACTGGCACAAGTGACACAGTGGGAATGTTCCCATGCAAGCATTTTAGCTGGGAGCCCATGCTATGAGCACAGACAGACGTGTGAAGAGACAGTCACTGCCCCAAAGAATCACCAAGAAGCTTAGAAAACCAGGTCCCATCTCAGATTGGAGAGTTTAGATGTGAAATCATCCCTTCCATTTCTTCACTTAGCCCAAAAATAACagtctgcatttaaaaaagcagctaaaggggattttttttttttaaatggcaagaTGGCTCAACAGAGCTGAACACTCAACCTAAAAACCCCCACGTGTCTTCCCATCACTGCACTCTGGTTTACAAACCAGATCAAACAAATCACCCAACTCTCCATTTCAGTGTGTAAACTGAGTTTCCTCATGAGTCACTGCTGATCCTGGAGGGACTCCTGGAATGCCTCCCTCAGGACCTGAGGGTGCACTGAGCCTGGTGTTTTGTGGTATCAAGCAGTCCGTGGTTaacacacaggcacaggagTTAATCCTGATTTAGGAGGGCAGAATCCTTCTCACAATTAAGCACCCAAATCCCCTCTGAGGGTGCAGCCAGGGGGACACAGAGCTGATGCTGTCATTTCACAGGCCATGTTCTGCCAAACTCAGCCACACTCCTGGGAGATGATgcacaggacacagggaaagaTTGCTCTGACTTTCTGTTCATTTGCTGTcaggggagaaaataaagggGCAGCTGAACTTTGAGTTGACTCTACATTGAATTAACTCATTTGCAAGAGAGTTTTAGCCAAGACCTTGAAGGGCAGTTCTGGAGTGTTTAAAAAGatgtgaaaggcagaaaaagggaagagagatgAAGTGACAGGGAGGAGTGCAGCTCTGAGATCAGTGATGACCTTTTTGCTGGGTGCACTTTTACTCTTCACACACTGGTAGGTGCAGACAAGCCCAGACATGCAGTGAGAGCACAGGAAGAGTGGAGCTGTGCCCAGACCTGCATCTGTGTCTCCCCTTCCTTGCCCCAGTGGGCAGTGACTGCATCTCaccccccagagctgcctggctgctgaGGAGATTTTTCAGGGCCTCAGGCACGAAGAGATGCTCATGGCTGTGGCCCAGACAAAATCTTTTGGAATCTCAGCTGCCCTTAGAAGCAGCAGAAGATTCTGTAACCACCAGCTAAGGGTTCTGTGCCACAGTTCCCTCATCCCACCTGCCCACACCTTTTCCTTCGTTTCAAGCGTTTCTGGGTCCACCTTGTACATGAAGATGTTCTCACTGCTGATGTAATAATCTCCTTTATACAGCACGTAGTTCACATTGGCATTGTCACTGGGTCCTGAAACAAAATCCTGGGGttgggcacagctctgctcgAGCTCATGTCACATTATCTCAAGTTACACATGTTTAAACAATAAACCCATTTGCAATGACATTAATTCCTCTGTGGCTGATTAGAAATACCTCACTAATCTACAAAGGCACTCAGGGAACTGTCTGTGCAGGTGAACTCGGGTTAAAGGGACAAGGAGTAGTCCTTACAGAAATCACTGCAGTGAAGCCAAGGTGATCTTCCTATTTCTCTATGCCCTCTAGCTCCTGACCTCTTATTTGTTCATATTctcatttctccctttcctccccagccAAAGTCCCCTCCTCTAAAAGCCATATGAAGAGTTTTCCATGTTTGATTTACAGCACTGGAAACGAGAGGCAGGACTTGAAGCTACAACCTGGGctgaggggaaggcagggatgcTCTTTGTGTGGGACAAGGGATGCTTCTGCTTCCCTATTCCCTTTCTTTCTAAAACTGAGTCAGGGAGATGCCTTTTGAGAgctacagacacacacagccagagctgctcctgctgatcCAAGGGGAGCTGGGACTCACTACCAGGTgactgggaagagctgagagaAAAGCTGTTCCTACAGCTGAATATTGTGTGTGTGgttgggagaggaaaaacccAGAGGACAGCTCTTCTTGTAGTGAGGAATTCCCTCTAAGTGTGTGAAGAGTCCAACAGGCAGAGGGAGGGCGGGAACAACCTGCTGgagcttggaaaagaaaagggggatGTAGACAGTTCTGAAATCTCttgagagagctgggctggggagctggggagctTCACTCGAGAACAGGTGACTGGCAGGATGGGGTCCATCTCCTCAGGGAAGGTAAGAAGCAGAAGATGGTCACACAAGTTGCAAACTTCAGGTCCGTTCTGGTTTTAGTGGGAAGTCCTGTGCTTCATTAAGCCAATTTCTTCCCTGACACACATAGGATCCCACAGGCAATGGAACTTCCTCTCCTGTGCAATACCACCTCTCACCCTACCCATGTAATCTGCACCTTAGTCTAGGAAGGGGAGGATTAGCCCACTTACCCTACGAGCTTAGCAAGGCAAAGCGTTTTAAGGGCAAAGCTGTGTCCCAGGTAGAACACAGGTTGTAATGCTCATTACCAGCACTGCACAGGCTGTTCTTTGGAAGCAGATTTCTGCTGGAAACTCGCAACAAACTGGAAGCAGGCGACCTGAGGTGGCACCCACTGAACTGAACgtgcctctgccagcccagcctggcacccaCTTCCATCATTTTTGCCGCTGTTATTCCCACGGGGGCACACGCTGAGGGAGACCGTGGGCTCAGCATAAACCCACCAGGCTTCCTCACCCCTCCCTTCACAACCAACCACAGGCTCCCCCGGACAATTCCTTGTTTTTTagagccccc comes from the Chiroxiphia lanceolata isolate bChiLan1 chromosome 23, bChiLan1.pri, whole genome shotgun sequence genome and includes:
- the BCO2 gene encoding beta,beta-carotene 9',10'-oxygenase isoform X2, which produces MPSARRNMLSQILLPAVSLLLAHLQYFLCCLMQFIPGLKNYLPSPPKEQILCHRPRGLQCISPLVQTMEETPEPIPAKVKGHIPKWINGNLLRTGPGKFEFGNDNFNHWFDGMALLHQFQLRAGRVSYRSRFLQSNSYLTNRQHNRIVLSEFGTLAMPDPCKSLFGRFMSRFEMPRPSDNANVNYVLYKGDYYISSENIFMYKVDPETLETKEKVDWSQFIAVNGATAHPHYESDGTTYNMGNSYGKHGSSYNIIRVPPQSSGCTDTLEGTKVLCSIPPMDRAKPSYYHSFGMTENYIIFIEQPLKLNLFQIVTSKLRGEAICDGISWEPQYNTYFHVVNKHTGEVLPGQWYTKPFVTFHQINAFEDCGCVVLDLCCQDDGTSLALYKLQNLRRAGEALDQVYASLPRAFPRRFVLPLHVDPDTPVGKNLNPLPYTLARAVKEADGKVWCTHENLHPEGFEKVGGLEFPHINYSRSNGRRYRYFYGCGFGHLVGDSLIKVDVETKNFKIWQEDGSYPSEPVFVPVPNATAEDSGVILSVVVSPTENQSAFLLVLDAETFRELGRAEVPVQMPYGFHGIFTAH
- the BCO2 gene encoding beta,beta-carotene 9',10'-oxygenase isoform X1 → MPSARRNMLSQILLPAVSLLLAHLQYFLCCLMQFIPARQWVAQPLTMGNRAARQDKEPSTGTSRRPPGLKNYLPSPPKEQILCHRPRGLQCISPLVQTMEETPEPIPAKVKGHIPKWINGNLLRTGPGKFEFGNDNFNHWFDGMALLHQFQLRAGRVSYRSRFLQSNSYLTNRQHNRIVLSEFGTLAMPDPCKSLFGRFMSRFEMPRPSDNANVNYVLYKGDYYISSENIFMYKVDPETLETKEKVDWSQFIAVNGATAHPHYESDGTTYNMGNSYGKHGSSYNIIRVPPQSSGCTDTLEGTKVLCSIPPMDRAKPSYYHSFGMTENYIIFIEQPLKLNLFQIVTSKLRGEAICDGISWEPQYNTYFHVVNKHTGEVLPGQWYTKPFVTFHQINAFEDCGCVVLDLCCQDDGTSLALYKLQNLRRAGEALDQVYASLPRAFPRRFVLPLHVDPDTPVGKNLNPLPYTLARAVKEADGKVWCTHENLHPEGFEKVGGLEFPHINYSRSNGRRYRYFYGCGFGHLVGDSLIKVDVETKNFKIWQEDGSYPSEPVFVPVPNATAEDSGVILSVVVSPTENQSAFLLVLDAETFRELGRAEVPVQMPYGFHGIFTAH
- the BCO2 gene encoding beta,beta-carotene 9',10'-oxygenase isoform X3; amino-acid sequence: MGNRAARQDKEPSTGTSRRPPGLKNYLPSPPKEQILCHRPRGLQCISPLVQTMEETPEPIPAKVKGHIPKWINGNLLRTGPGKFEFGNDNFNHWFDGMALLHQFQLRAGRVSYRSRFLQSNSYLTNRQHNRIVLSEFGTLAMPDPCKSLFGRFMSRFEMPRPSDNANVNYVLYKGDYYISSENIFMYKVDPETLETKEKVDWSQFIAVNGATAHPHYESDGTTYNMGNSYGKHGSSYNIIRVPPQSSGCTDTLEGTKVLCSIPPMDRAKPSYYHSFGMTENYIIFIEQPLKLNLFQIVTSKLRGEAICDGISWEPQYNTYFHVVNKHTGEVLPGQWYTKPFVTFHQINAFEDCGCVVLDLCCQDDGTSLALYKLQNLRRAGEALDQVYASLPRAFPRRFVLPLHVDPDTPVGKNLNPLPYTLARAVKEADGKVWCTHENLHPEGFEKVGGLEFPHINYSRSNGRRYRYFYGCGFGHLVGDSLIKVDVETKNFKIWQEDGSYPSEPVFVPVPNATAEDSGVILSVVVSPTENQSAFLLVLDAETFRELGRAEVPVQMPYGFHGIFTAH
- the BCO2 gene encoding beta,beta-carotene 9',10'-oxygenase isoform X4; protein product: MEETPEPIPAKVKGHIPKWINGNLLRTGPGKFEFGNDNFNHWFDGMALLHQFQLRAGRVSYRSRFLQSNSYLTNRQHNRIVLSEFGTLAMPDPCKSLFGRFMSRFEMPRPSDNANVNYVLYKGDYYISSENIFMYKVDPETLETKEKVDWSQFIAVNGATAHPHYESDGTTYNMGNSYGKHGSSYNIIRVPPQSSGCTDTLEGTKVLCSIPPMDRAKPSYYHSFGMTENYIIFIEQPLKLNLFQIVTSKLRGEAICDGISWEPQYNTYFHVVNKHTGEVLPGQWYTKPFVTFHQINAFEDCGCVVLDLCCQDDGTSLALYKLQNLRRAGEALDQVYASLPRAFPRRFVLPLHVDPDTPVGKNLNPLPYTLARAVKEADGKVWCTHENLHPEGFEKVGGLEFPHINYSRSNGRRYRYFYGCGFGHLVGDSLIKVDVETKNFKIWQEDGSYPSEPVFVPVPNATAEDSGVILSVVVSPTENQSAFLLVLDAETFRELGRAEVPVQMPYGFHGIFTAH